The Gigantopelta aegis isolate Gae_Host chromosome 9, Gae_host_genome, whole genome shotgun sequence genomic sequence GCCCTTCTAAGGACCCCTAtggacaacctagggagacacctcaGCACCAACTACGTCCCAATAATAAGCTCCTCTATACATACTAAATTCAAAACACATGTAGctcccatttttattttttcagcaGACCATTAAAAAATGTGcccaatttccttcattcaaactGTGCACCCTTtccctttggcattaatcctatgggacattcCAAATCCCAAAGCACCAAAAGCATCCCCCTCCTGTTACTGACTCAGGTTGGGCTGCTAGTGCTCTTTTGCACctaccagtgcaggcggtctCTTTTTCCACCCACCCCAGCCCTTTCTTGTCCTGGACGAAAGAGCCAGCCGACAGACGTGTGTCACAACAGCTTGGTCTGAATGTGTACAtaaaaccctctgacctgacgTGACTTGATTTAAGTTGTACTTATAGCCTCAATGTGGTagctgcaggtttcctctgttagggtgggctggatgtagcccagtggtaaagcacttgctcgatgcgtggttggtctgggatcaatccctgtcgatgggcccattgggctatttcttgttccagccagtgtaccacaactggtatatcaaaggccatggtatgtcctatcctgtctgtgggatgatgcatataaaagaacccttgctgctaatcaaaaagagtagcccatgaagtggcgacagcggggttttcTCACAATATCtacgtggtccttaaccatatgtctgacaccatataaccgtaaataaaatgtgttgagtgtgtcgttaaataaaacatttctctcttcttgtttttttcctcTGTTAGGCTTAGTTTCAGTTTATCCATATTAAAGATCAAATAGTTACAGTTTTAAATGTGATCTCGTGTTATTAATCCACATTTCTCTTCATTAGCTTAGAATGATGCTTTTAAAATTCTGAGAAAATTATTTGTCTAAGTTTTTGATGTTTACAATTCTTATTTAGATgctatgataaaaaaaactatgtagtagtgttggtataaagtgctcctactggcagtaactagtgggaatttccctattagctcagttggtagactGCTGGATTGTTGtgctgagagtctgtggttcaaatcccctcaatgaaggttgatttttctgttacaattaattaaagaaacagATTTATGCTAATGCTCAATTTAacattgtatatttgtttacaataaaattttactgttttagaaaaacaaaactttgatGCAACTTGCAATGGAGGAGGCTGAGAAAGATAAAAATATTCTGGATTGTTGCCGAGTTTTACATGACTATCGATCTACCAGTGTAAGTACCTCCTTTTTActaaaaatatccgcccggtcccccctccccttaaccctaaccctaacccatccctaaccctaacccatccctaaccctaaccctaacccatctctaaccctaacccatccctaccctaccctaaccctaaccctaaccctaaccctaactaaaaataatacagggggggaccgggcggatattataccctcctttttactaaaaataaatttcatcaactgcctgtatataatttatacagtCAAACCACATTTTACAACTTGAGTTTATGATAAGTTTAGTATCAATATCTGAATTAAACAGTATTTTCATTTGCAGGAAGTGACCCATGCTGTTTTGTCTCAGGATGTAGAGAATCTCCGTTTCTTGTTGAGCACTCTCGGAGATTACTCAGTCAATGTTCGTCTTCGAGtgagttttttcttcttttttttaaaatgtattttaagttCCTTGGAATATATTAAATGCATACCAGCATCATATATTTAGGGGAGGTTTACATCTCTCTAGAACTGATTTCGTATGTTTTGGTGCGTAAATTTCCCAAAGAAAGCATTTCTTATCATTGTCATTGTTGGTTAGTTTTGTTGATTTtctgttattgttgttggttgttttttttagcaattaGGCAAGCAATACAGTATTGGATACTAGCTATAAGTAATTTTTATAATACTAAAATGGAAGAGATGTAACAGGCCTATCTTAAAATTTATTTGATGATGGCTATATGTTTACCATACTTTTCATTTAGTAATTATAATCTCAACGGAAAATTAAATCCTGTTTACACTAATGCAAACATAGGAaaacatgtttcatttttatagattttttttgttcttagGATCGGCTTGGAAAAACTCTTCTATCCCATGCTGTGGAAAACaataatttacaaatcagtAAAATGCTGGTTGATGCAGGCGCACGAATAAAGGACATTCGTGTCAAGGAACAAGAAAAGGTTTGTCATCTGttctttcatttaaaaacaaaataaaatagatgGATATAGGCTACTGCCAGGATAAATAAAGAATGGCTTATAATAAAGGCACTGACcaaaatggtttttttttatcacttgtGTGAAGTATGGTTTAGTCTAATATACAGTTTGTACAGTCATttccaggggacaatatttcaaaatgttaggAAACTGGAAGTCAGTTTATATGATTTTTACTTACATGTAggtaaccaaaaataatttgtaggtaaccaaaaataatttttatttccttATCCTatctttttttaacataaatgtGCAGTGAACTTACATTTTAATGATAGTCTTTCCAGgtgataatttaattttaagcaaaataaaatacaaaataaaaatattgaaaaatacagCATATGtgaagttaaatttgtttaaccTAAACGTGAGCTGAATGACAGtttgcatgaaatattgtgccctgattTTCATGGTAGAGCTTCAGTAGTGGAATTATAattcaagaaataaaattattaaaatttcattAACATTCATAATCTCTGTTTCAGGACAGTGCCACAGTTCCATTATTCCACAAGGCTCTGAGGAAAGGAGCAGATGAAGACATTGCCAAATACTTGTTTTCTGTCCAGGATCCCACCGAGTTACTGGAAAAAGATgcagtatgttttgtttttatttatttgtactcACAGCATAATGCAGATTCTAAGTGAAATATTATTAGATGCCAAATACTTGTAAATGTTCAACTGCCAAtcttaaatgttgttttgtgaATCTGGCACCTCAGCCCATgcatataaaacttttagagtctagactcacaTCTCTAATGCTATCACATGCATTcagtttgtatggcattgccatgatgttaaagtctcagactgtTAGAGTCTGAATCTAGACTCAAACAGTTCTATAAGCATCAGGGCCCTGTTCTACGAAGCGATCTgtgccctaagatcaccgtaactgcacagctaacatatgcacacaaggtttgtggaacggggcccaggacagggCCTCATATATCAAACTGACTTAGATTAaaacttttctttattttgtttgttttttcagaatGGCAACACTGCCATTTTACGAGCAGTACAGGAACGGTGTTCAGCCACTTTAATTACCTGGCTGCTAGAAGTCCAAAATGGCAAATGTTTAACACACAGAAATAAGGTTTGGTAGaaagaattttttatattttttgggCCCTGTTTAtctgggagggggtgggggaggtgcATAGCTCAATAGTAGAGTGTTTGTCTAAGGTGCTATGTGTCACAGGATCAATTGTCCTTTATAGACTCAGGCTTTTCCccaattccaaccagtgcccgatgactgatacatcaaagattttcctctctttttttctatcTCTCTtttgactaaatgtcaaaatacagGACATTTTAGAGGCGGGAACTAAGGGGAAAAGGCACATAAACCAATTTGTGAACTTAGCAAcccaatgaaataattttaaaaaaagccaCAAAAAAAAGCGCACTTAAACATATTTAAGGGGGTGAGGTTGAGTAATCTGGTTCCCTCTGGATCCTGATCCTCCTTTGCAAAcagccttagtttaaaatgtgctgttgTATCATAAGACAGTACCTgtaatttttgtctttcttcatgtatgcaaatttaaaaactCAAACATAATAGAATTTAACACAAAGAATACCACTCATGACTGATAAACCCATCCcataataactgaaaacaaaagtgatggtatgtgctgttttgtgtgtataaaatatcccttgctgcaattTGATAGAAGTAGCCTACTTATGTGGTGATAGTGTGAGTTTTTTCCAATGCTGATCAAAAGTTACAATTACCATTACCATACAGATCAGATGTCATCAatgtaacattttcttcttGATCTAATAGTCATTggttaaagctgtattattaAAAACCAACCATTCTTTTACTTGTCAAAAGCAGctcatttgataattttaaatatatatatttaaagaaaaaaactaaattaaaaccACTATATTTCACTTTTAACCTTGTGTACGTTATTGTAAAATGTGCTTGTTAATTTATAGGATGGTTTAACACCTGTGGAACTGGCATCTCATCTACAACATACAGAATTAGTGCTAGCAATTAACCAAgtaagtattttattatattatattattaaattatacaaatattgtgCAGGATTATAAAttaaactataattaaataatatgtgttaaatttgaattttttttaaaataaacaaatatttcaaaaaagTCTTTGTTTTTAAGTATTTAGAATAGATTATTTGTTAAGTGAAAACGAAAAAAGGTTTTGAAGCAAAATGTAGCTTGGTACTCATGCAACCACCTCTATAATAGGAGGCCACTTTTTAAGTCTCCAAGTATAGAATTCTACAAATTAACATGTATTAAGTAGCCACCTTTAAATGACATCTTTGGTGTCAACTTTAAACAGATTTCACTACTAgggtataattaaaaaaacattcttttgttataaaataatgtgattatttgtaatttttcagTTCATACTCAAAGGCAATAAGGATCTTGATCTGCTACAGTTGCCGGTTCATTTCTATGGAAACCAGAACCTCCAACTGACAGATGAGGTAAAATAACATGCTTAGTTTGTGGAGAATTTTTGTGTTgaatatattcataatattaatgtaatttttaatttgatgttttatgtaattgttatttatgCAACATGTTTTGTTAAGACCAGtacaatattgtttttgttgtacatCTTATAGCTGCCATGCTGGAATCTATTTACTTTCCtgaaaaatgttttcaattataGAATTGGATGCTCTTGAATGCAATTTGGACCatttaatataacatttatttttcgaaCTTGGAAGGATCAAATACACCACAAGgctcaaaccaaaaacaaagcccGAGTTACACAATATtaggttaggtcgaactacccgatgtgtcgaacactttctcgagcaccgacaggGTTTGAACCAACGGGATaaactgataacaaatatttgaattGCAGGATGAAAAGAGGATCTATTCTTGAATATGAAATGTTCCTTTTATGTTTGTAAGGTAAAAACTGGTTGTTTATTTACTAAATTTAGACTTGTGGTAAATCTCTTGTGGAGCTTGTCAAGGACAGCAACAACAAAGAGAATTTAGTTGCACTGGAGCGCTACTCGGACATTGAGGTACGTACAGCATACATATTATACTCCCTGAGCCCTATAAAgctgtttatttatatagtatTGAAAagctaatataatttttttttttatttcaagagCTATTAACCTTTAAACAGGACaacaaaactactttttaataatattatacacttgtgaataaaaaatacagtcaaacctgtattaagcagccaccaaaGGGAGTATCAAAAAGTGGCCTTTTAAGACAGGTgattgcttaatacaggtggctgcaAGAGCATGTTTGACTGTAAGcctaatatataaaatttcagtACTCACTATAGCAgtctttttatataaatttaatggatttcaaattcatttttaaaagcacaaaacaaatcttcagtattcagaataacattttaaagataaataaaatgtccTCCAAGTGACTCAATTAAAACCACTTTTTATGAAGTTATAACTGTCAAAgaattgcatttatttttatgggaatcatgcacatgtatgtgttttggtccaactatataaatatgtgcaaaaatatggcttgtgacCCCCACTAGAGGTTGTGTCCACCCCCCCCattccagatattgttcctactgGCCTGATATTAACTGTGTTactacatagagattattacacaagcacgtgtcatactgattttaccaAACGAGGGTCTCGCttgggtaatacatgaatcctgacacaagtttcgtaaaatcagtacgacttacatgcaagtgtaataatttctttattatccatattattattgttgttttctttataaataacaagacccatgtcaaaatgtttcagccacaactaggagaggacgaaatgacatcatatttcaaatgatgtcgcttcccaaaattatgtcattacacttgttattacacatgtgcttcgtatgattattattaactcggttatgttgaaccatatggataataaatcaaaatatcaaatgtgtttATGACTTGGATATTATGGTTAAGCTGTAGGATAAATAGTTTCACTCTGTGATTTTCAGGAGAGGGGTGTGTCTTTGTTTAATGCTGCTGCTACTGATGATCTTGACCTGGTGCAGAAACTAAACATGGGGAACTTCCAAGacaaagtaaattgttttataagtTTTACTTATCTAAAATATCTGTGGCATAATTTATACAGTACACTCAGTTAATATGAAGCATTTCATAATTTATCTTGTTATTAATTACAGGTCGTAGGCCTACTGTGTACAATAACATTGTGTATTCTCAATGCATATCAAACCAGTTTACCATGTATGTGATTATTACCATTTGACTccaaaaaatttttttgttGATATGAAACCGAGCTATGCAAACTTCCAAGGCAAAgtaaacagatttttttagttttatgtcTAAAATGTCTGATTTAATTTACCTGGTTACCTCAGTTGATGTGAAAAATGTCATTCTGTTACTTAAGAATTTCTTTGAGATTATATCTTAATTTTACACAGTCTATGTATTTCTTATTTCATACGAAATATCTGAccataaattatatttcataattatataattttaaaattaaattatgccTCTCAGTTCTATAAAACCTTTTTTATCTGTTATTCAGAATGGCTTCACAGCACTGCACAGAGCTATTGTGTTTAACCAGCAGCAAATTGCAGAAAACCTTGTCTTAACAAGACCTGGTCTTAAATCCATCCCCGACAATGtaagatattaaaattacaatcatGTGCTTAGTATTCGACAACAAAAGTTGTGGagtctttgtttttgttctcttttttttttttaaatcaatttattGTTCCCAGATCATTTGACAATTCCCAGGTTGAGATCTTGTCGATTAGTTGTTTTCATTAGATGGTTGAGATTCCAGTGTTTTATTCTTAATATTTCTTAATTATGCAATTTTAAATCTATGTGTTTCAAATGTGCTGtcaattataatttatagtaTCTGAagacaaattgttttaatgaataaaataaaaataagactaaGTAAAATAAGATGTTTTGTGGGAAAATATTTGAGAAACCAGTTACATATAATTAACTGTCCTAAATATTTTGGAATCTTCCTTAAAATTACTTTGTAGTTTTAGTTTATGTAACTTCACTTAAAATGTAAATCTTTTAAAAGATTAAttacaatgtatgtatgatagTCAAAGGTGTGTAAGCTTTACGTTAATATTTAAAGAATCATATCCATATGAATATCATTTCAAGattaattttaaatcaaattaatttattaatattgcaGTGCAATCGCTACCCACTTCATTATGCATGCCTGTTACCCGATGAACAACTGGTTTTCTTTGCAAAACTTCTGTTGGAAAAAAATCCACAAGATATTGAAAAACGAGTAGACAAGGTTTGATCATTATTCTACTTGATTAAGATTCTAGAGTATGTTTCATGTACATTAATTCAAGGTGGTGTGAACCaatatcatatttaattaaaaaagaagagaaaattgTGCTTTGATTAGATTTCATTGACTTATTTTAATAGTCACAGAAtgtgtagtttttgttttgttttgttaaaaaggaAACATTAAGATTAGGTACAATGTATTTGttactgaaatacaaatatattatcaGTTGGTGACATACTTTCTAAAATTATATCACTTCATaaataaatgggttttttatggGAAATCTGATTTCCAAACGTTTTTTGAATGGTTAGTTAATATGCGACTACCCTGATTTAATTTGTGGATAATTTCTAATTTTAGCTGCTCACTCATTTTAATATCAGTTGTTTTATGTTAACAAATAGTTAAgtaaaggctcatatagactggatgtgaCGCGTGCATGTGGACTGGctgaaaacaattaatttaaaaaaaatgttattttcaatGATAGCGTCTAAGACTGAATGCATAGCATGCGTCTACTAAACATGAGGACAGCCTCaattaaataattgtatataatgtatatgctAAAAACACAAGCCACAGACCCACCAGACACGTctgaccacacacacacacacacacacacacacacacacacacgtcacatCCATTCTATATGAGCCTTAAAGCTGGCTATTGACTACTTGTGTTTATACTGTGTAGGACGGCCGCTATCCTGTCGACTACAAGCGTCTTCGTGGGTCCTCTGAAGGTCTCCAGCTTTTGTATGATGCCAGGACACTGGATGCATATGGAAAGGTAACTAACACCTATCTGAAGTTATTCATACAGAATGTGATTGACTAATACTTTCTAAAATACAGTCAAATCTGCATTAATTAAAACAGTTATTGAAAGGCATCAGAcagttttctttaaaacaattaGCTGCTGAATACTTTGTTACATAGTAGATAACTTTATAGTGAATAGTATGGTGGCCCATTAAGGCAGATCTTTGAAGCAAAcactattttctttttaaaaactatccaTTACTTTGTTCTTAGTGGGTGCTTCCATTTTTGGTATCATTATGGTTAAGGTACCTAACTAGATCTTGTGTACAGATTCCACGACTGTTTTCCATAGGGACCTGTTGAAAGAATTCTTCATTTTCACTACTATACCTTAAAATATTGTAAGATGTGCATTTCTGAAttattgaaatacaaatataaaatttcatCACCCTCattctaaaacatatttaaaattatacaatactatatatttttaaaagtatttcttTTTGATGCAAATTCCtctattcattttttttttcaaactttgtTACCAAATTTTGTAATGTCAGAGATGTTGATTGATTGCATgcgatttgttttgttatattaagGGTACTGTTATTAAGTCAAAGCAGGCTTGTAGACTGCCATGCTAGTATCATACTTTATTACTATCTGCTTTCAGAGAGGATCACCTTTAGGTCCATGGCCAGATGGTGCAATGACCAGTCCACCTCAGGAAGAATGAAACAGATTTGTTATCTTACAATGATAAACCATCAATTCTTGTGGTGTCCCTGAGAAAGAAACTTGTCTTGTCAACAGAAATTCTCAAAAATGTTCCAAGATCTTCCAAACATTGCATATAATATCAAACCTGTGGTGATCTGCAATTCATATTCTTTCCATTACCAGTGTACTGTGTATATCTGTTGTAGATCAGTATTCTTGCaacagtatttttattaattaaattttttttttattctcatGAATTACAGTGGGGATTAAGTTTTCATGAACAATGTATGTTAACACTCAGGTGCATAATCCacgcaataataaaataagaacgACACAGGACTTGGGGATGATCCTAATCCACGTGTAGTTGACTGTAGGTttatgctagggtcagactaccaactgccagcacaaagttggccagcACGACAGTTGCCTTGTAATTTCTCCAACTCCCAATGGATGCAAACAGATTAACAattaatgggttatacgatgagaatagagttgtaagagcactcagactagcaactagacaggtcgtagaagtcgtgacagcagaaagttggccaactttctactGGCAATTGGTAGTCTGAACCTTGAGATTTGataacattggggggggggggggggggggggggggggggggggggggggggggggggggggggggggggggggggggggggggggggggggggggggggggggggggggggggggggggggggggggggcatcaaTAGATGTATGGCAGATATGCTTTTGAAAATGATGAAGTTGGCACCAAGTCAAACTGGCATGGCATGGTGCCAACCGTTTTAAGAAATTGGAGAAGAAAATTTACCTCTAATATAGTTTATCATTATAAATAGGATTCAGAATTCTGCTGTTTATAAACAGAAGCAATGCTTTTTCTAAGCAATATCTCTTTCGCTTGTTACTACTGTTAACAGGATCCAGTATTCTTATATGCAGTGCATCTATGATGCATTTTATCCTTGTAAATAGAATACAGTATTCTATGGTTTGTTACCTTGTAAAGAGCATAgagtatgtttatgtgtgttcaTATTGTAAATTTGTTATGAAACAGATCCTATTTTCTATAAAAGCACCGATTACCTCTATCATTTGTTAACATCATAAATGGGTTTAAACCTCATCTGTTTTTAGTTAATAGGATCCTGCTTTTTTATGACAAGTATGTTACTGCTGTGAACTGGATTCTTTTATCTATTAAATAATCCAGCTTACCTCTATTTGTCATTTGTTCATAGAGGCTCACACAGAAGGTCTTTATAGACAACTGACAATATATTTTCGTATTCAGAGATTGTACTGAAAactttactaaataaaaacttGTAAGTGCcattaagaattaaaaattcCACCACATTGGTGATTGCTGTTGGCAATTGCAGGGTTGCCATATTCTGGTATGCATTATTTACACCGTAGTTGATGATTACCAATCAAAAGGAATTCAATCCTTCTACCACAAAACTGATCAATATGGAGCTCACACACAGGAAAGGAAAGTTGTCATCTTCACAGATGCTCTCTCTGTACTCCAGGCTCTCAAAGACCCCTAAAACAAAGACCTGAATGAACTTGCATCTACTCTTTCTCCACCGACGAAAAACAATACAATGGATACCATCACACTGCAACATTCCCGGAAATGAGGAAGTAGACAAGTTAGCAAAAGAAGGAGGGGAAATGGTCCAAGAAGAGCTAAAAATAACCAATGAGGAGATGAAGGCCATTGTAAAGTGCACGTACAAGAGATGGTGGCTCCTTCAACACCCAGATAACAGCAGAGACAGTTACTACCAACTTTCAAGAGAAGACCAGGTAATGATGCGACTGAGAACAGGCCACTGTAGACTAAACTACAACAATGTATACCAAATTCCGAGTGGGAAACAGTGGATCATGCCAGTGTGGTACAGCATCCATGACTGTGGAACATTCCCTGCAATCTGGCCTTTAGATGAACCCCTGAAGGAGAAACGTTTTGGCCCATTGGAGAACCTAAGGAATACAGCAGCTTTTGTTTGAGCCACTGGGGTCTCTATCGGAGCGtacgatgaagaagaagaaatcctTTAATCCATGCACCTCAGTCGAGAGCTCTACTGAATGAACTAGATCTGACCTTTGTCATGACTAATGTCAGATAACAGATGAAGCCGACTGGCTTGAAAACCCTAATTTCAatattattgtaaatgtatgtgtagCATATTATGTTATTGTACTTTTGATTTTTGTCTACAACAGAAAGTttcactttactttttacttgtatacattttaaaaatattttcttactgcAAGCCAATATGGaaaacatgtgaataatatattTTGGGAAGAGTTTTTGTCCAGataaatttattatatgtattgaaaatatatatatatatatatatatatatataaacaagttTGTCGCAACATGTGTATAGTTGgtatttattgtaatttaaaaaaataatatgttatttttgttgtaaataatacAAGATCTGAAATATATCAGGTCTAGAaataaaaactacatgtatattttgtttgcaAATAAAGCTATTGCTTCCATTATTTGATTTTCGTAACCATATTATTTTGATGAAGACTACATCAATATTCATCGAGTAATAAagggaaaaaacaacaagaagacAAAATATCTTTTCAtttgacaataaaataaatatatgtacataatgaATCAACAATATCCAGCTTGTCAACTGAAAACACTAACTTTAAGCACTcgttaacaaaagaaacaaaatcatgTGGAGACTGTTCAATGCATTAAATGCACGTGGGACAAACATTTAAACTTCAGAAATCTCAAATAAATGTACTTGCATCTGAAGATTAAAACTCGTAAATAACTGCAGATAACCAACCAATAGATTTGATTataattcaaaacattttttaaaaatccacttcAATTGATTTAAGTACACAGGACTCGAAA encodes the following:
- the LOC121381383 gene encoding serine/threonine-protein phosphatase 6 regulatory ankyrin repeat subunit A-like, whose protein sequence is MTDELQLTSETSPPNVRETSPADAAREILTKYGPKFSMKNGNTLLHICADKSPTFIYVLASGGVPVNIQNNEGNTPLHLAIQKDSYEVVQALLQCGADLSLRNKLGLTPIDMSNDVYRELLKRYQPGIVMAVLNGKHQTLERFCRNNWMNFETIVKKNKTLMQLAMEEAEKDKNILDCCRVLHDYRSTSEVTHAVLSQDVENLRFLLSTLGDYSVNVRLRDRLGKTLLSHAVENNNLQISKMLVDAGARIKDIRVKEQEKDSATVPLFHKALRKGADEDIAKYLFSVQDPTELLEKDANGNTAILRAVQERCSATLITWLLEVQNGKCLTHRNKDGLTPVELASHLQHTELVLAINQFILKGNKDLDLLQLPVHFYGNQNLQLTDETCGKSLVELVKDSNNKENLVALERYSDIEERGVSLFNAAATDDLDLVQKLNMGNFQDKNGFTALHRAIVFNQQQIAENLVLTRPGLKSIPDNCNRYPLHYACLLPDEQLVFFAKLLLEKNPQDIEKRVDKDGRYPVDYKRLRGSSEGLQLLYDARTLDAYGKRGSPLGPWPDGAMTSPPQEE